In a single window of the Ruminococcus albus 7 = DSM 20455 genome:
- a CDS encoding diguanylate cyclase domain-containing protein, with protein sequence MEKESKEKLKHSTRSVIIIMILIMAAVCALCLGYMSYVHYDKQLEYEAELLRNSAEQSASVLDMHFKKLEDASVIVLADEGLMSFDAANFSTGSEYDNSLRLADLKKNVTALSFIDNYCDFTLIYRNDAAAGRLSDGTKELLCDKESKVYPLLKDQLGDKRRVWVTGIKDDPAKVFYISQANDNVVFLGGFYTEELRYLVKDAQRIKDSKLVLMSDSGRDVMTICNTKKELEIETTSSDSCVVIKDTAIQAEKTLSNGWHLVIVKDMSEVNEFYKKLELETAVALMLVLIMTLTLFFINFRNDPSLGAVASIAPEVDMLTGIINAEEAENIIADKLETCVTGATMMIAIARITNLDEVRRKYRTSGYNGTIIKTYRGLAEYLGTDSADSKNILGRTGEGEFLIMADYTQYDLFKANDELKKGLVELSEALNSVYLATPDDIHICVGAAVYPNNSTDYDELYSMAEKALQEAINDDEKSYAIYKKEKSAHK encoded by the coding sequence TTGGAAAAAGAAAGTAAGGAAAAGCTGAAGCACTCGACTCGGTCTGTGATCATAATAATGATCCTGATAATGGCGGCGGTATGTGCGCTGTGCCTGGGCTATATGAGCTATGTGCACTATGACAAGCAGCTTGAATATGAAGCAGAACTGCTGAGAAATTCCGCAGAACAGTCGGCATCGGTTCTGGATATGCATTTTAAAAAGCTGGAGGATGCCAGTGTTATAGTTCTTGCCGATGAGGGACTTATGAGCTTTGATGCGGCTAATTTCTCCACAGGCTCGGAATATGATAATTCACTCAGGCTGGCAGACCTTAAAAAGAATGTTACAGCTCTCAGTTTTATTGACAACTACTGCGATTTTACGCTGATATACCGCAACGATGCTGCTGCAGGCAGACTGTCTGACGGTACAAAGGAGCTCCTTTGTGATAAGGAGAGCAAGGTGTACCCGCTGCTGAAAGATCAGCTTGGGGACAAGCGCAGAGTGTGGGTAACGGGTATAAAGGATGATCCTGCTAAGGTATTCTATATCAGCCAAGCTAACGATAACGTGGTATTCCTTGGCGGATTCTATACCGAGGAGCTCAGATACCTTGTAAAAGATGCTCAGCGGATAAAGGATTCAAAGCTGGTGCTCATGTCCGACAGCGGCAGAGATGTAATGACTATATGCAATACCAAAAAGGAACTTGAAATAGAGACCACCAGCAGCGACAGCTGTGTAGTGATAAAGGATACCGCTATCCAGGCAGAAAAGACACTTAGTAACGGCTGGCATCTGGTGATAGTCAAGGATATGTCAGAGGTGAATGAGTTCTATAAAAAGCTTGAACTGGAAACAGCTGTGGCTCTCATGCTGGTACTCATAATGACACTGACACTGTTTTTCATCAATTTCAGGAACGATCCGTCTTTGGGTGCCGTTGCTTCTATTGCGCCGGAGGTCGATATGCTCACCGGTATAATCAATGCCGAGGAAGCTGAGAATATCATAGCTGATAAGCTGGAGACCTGTGTGACAGGTGCAACTATGATGATAGCTATAGCGCGTATAACCAATCTCGATGAGGTGCGCCGTAAGTACCGTACATCGGGGTATAACGGTACTATCATAAAAACATACCGCGGTCTTGCGGAATATCTCGGTACTGATTCCGCAGATTCTAAAAATATACTGGGACGTACAGGTGAGGGCGAATTCCTTATAATGGCAGACTATACCCAGTATGATCTCTTCAAGGCTAATGATGAACTGAAGAAAGGTCTTGTTGAACTGAGCGAGGCGCTGAATTCGGTATACCTGGCAACTCCGGATGATATACATATATGTGTAGGCGCAGCGGTATATCCAAATAACAGTACCGACTATGACGAGCTTTATTCAATGGCTGAAAAAGCACTTCAGGAAGCGATAAACGATGATGAGAAGAGCTATGCCATATATAAAAAGGAAAAGAGCGCACACAAATGA
- a CDS encoding sigma-70 family RNA polymerase sigma factor, translated as MEQNSKRTYFEKQYLRLYNKLYYCALAVICSKKEAEEAVREGVLTMYSRLDDNCSSREFDVRIFAALTEAAERLRQTGGFSRSEKVRGDDDTQLLAELGKISHKERLCTALNGIAGLSAADIAEITDIRVSEVRTNISLGKGRLKKSGLKAMRRGMLIKGQEDMFPLPEKLRPENIGDMLDNGSMVMTSAAIEAGYKEVREIHRRRTIPRSVIAVAAVLAVGGTGLWLHSRNTDEKPRTEDTAVVQAESKDTGFKGLRRGSYKSLHTFLSADTNDRDSAETIPDGRYFFSKDPDSTVRSISLEMRSFYESLCLYDGSSDTIPLTEDRLEKDKRSERKTLNAVNEENGIAYIADRAEFNRCRLDSGKAVYDENDLMSGTYLVKQLANEHIRNDRKPFPLLLGATFDGDHIIAAYDFHLPEELNEKAIYHEYCGICIFDKNSGELLYEYEQPGILEDLIFGENGRLTLISEYSAGRNAARAEMYNSGDPAFLPKTYENGEGSLIAEDDIYIAAKSQSAVLTIMSSIDPSDDVGCTDIMALTAYPSSILECKDEVLLISNSDDRAQIIKIDISDGQEITAVNYAPEECMISLYDKPDSFSKENGIYYISDQYSAVAFDEELNYLGGYERTVYNEQTENDEDLWNIPKLRSALVGSTVYFADINEGSYLPEHDVRIVESADLSDIDSPKVTKYLDDPLSAPAADYFESNGMDFFLNDEQLFHLKEYYQDDSTYKITPQLISLRPEDTAEGSLRYYSVDWSEEEERSLFEIIDEIPINKPGTLSEFDIGKMFILWGSDFCLHNGRYICLPLETEYDYDSKEITFEEYEKLYDSENSENLDLDYDEENGRERYLYYNSVTAKQSYILLDTDGGKLNMVCTTPPSERVFTDLSSQDIYETSSIGFVVKDGYIYIFNKDRSADAYPIA; from the coding sequence TTGGAACAAAACTCAAAAAGGACTTATTTTGAAAAGCAGTATCTCAGGCTTTATAACAAGCTCTACTACTGTGCACTGGCTGTGATATGCAGCAAGAAAGAAGCAGAGGAGGCTGTACGCGAAGGCGTGCTCACCATGTACTCGCGGCTTGACGATAATTGCAGCAGCAGGGAGTTCGATGTAAGGATATTCGCGGCACTTACCGAAGCCGCTGAAAGACTTCGTCAGACAGGAGGTTTCTCACGGAGCGAAAAGGTCAGGGGCGACGATGATACTCAACTGCTTGCTGAACTTGGTAAAATATCCCACAAGGAAAGACTGTGTACTGCCCTGAACGGTATCGCAGGGCTTTCAGCTGCGGATATCGCAGAGATCACTGATATAAGGGTATCTGAGGTTCGGACAAATATCTCGCTGGGTAAAGGCAGGCTGAAAAAAAGCGGCTTGAAAGCTATGCGGAGAGGTATGCTGATCAAAGGGCAGGAGGATATGTTCCCGCTGCCCGAGAAACTTCGTCCCGAAAATATAGGTGATATGCTCGATAATGGCAGCATGGTCATGACCTCAGCGGCTATAGAAGCAGGCTACAAGGAGGTCAGGGAAATACACAGGCGCAGAACTATCCCGAGATCGGTGATAGCTGTGGCTGCTGTACTTGCTGTAGGCGGTACAGGTCTGTGGCTGCACAGCAGAAATACCGACGAAAAACCACGCACCGAAGACACGGCTGTTGTACAGGCGGAAAGCAAAGATACAGGCTTCAAGGGTCTGAGGCGGGGCTCCTACAAATCACTGCACACCTTTCTGTCAGCTGATACTAACGATAGAGATTCTGCTGAAACGATACCCGACGGACGGTATTTTTTCAGCAAAGATCCTGACTCGACAGTTAGATCCATATCACTTGAGATGAGATCTTTTTATGAAAGCCTGTGCCTTTACGACGGCAGCAGCGATACAATACCGCTGACCGAAGACCGTCTTGAAAAAGATAAAAGAAGTGAAAGAAAGACTCTGAATGCAGTAAACGAAGAAAACGGTATCGCATACATAGCAGATAGGGCAGAGTTTAACAGATGCAGGCTGGACAGCGGCAAAGCAGTGTATGATGAGAATGACCTTATGAGCGGCACTTATCTTGTTAAACAGCTTGCAAATGAGCATATCCGAAATGACAGGAAACCATTTCCTTTACTCCTCGGAGCGACGTTTGACGGAGATCATATCATAGCAGCCTATGACTTTCATCTGCCTGAGGAGTTGAATGAAAAGGCGATATATCATGAGTACTGCGGTATATGCATTTTTGACAAGAATAGCGGAGAACTGCTTTACGAATACGAACAGCCGGGCATACTGGAAGATCTGATATTCGGAGAGAACGGCAGGCTTACGCTTATAAGCGAATACTCTGCAGGAAGAAATGCTGCCAGGGCGGAGATGTACAATTCGGGTGATCCTGCTTTTCTGCCAAAGACCTATGAGAACGGTGAAGGCTCCCTGATAGCTGAGGATGACATATACATAGCCGCCAAGAGTCAGAGCGCTGTACTTACTATAATGAGCAGTATAGATCCCTCTGATGATGTAGGCTGTACCGACATTATGGCGCTGACTGCTTATCCCAGCAGCATACTTGAATGTAAAGATGAAGTACTGCTCATATCGAATTCAGATGACAGAGCACAGATCATCAAAATAGATATCTCTGACGGACAGGAAATTACGGCGGTGAACTATGCCCCCGAGGAATGCATGATATCCCTATACGATAAGCCCGATTCCTTCAGCAAGGAAAACGGTATATACTACATATCCGATCAGTATTCAGCCGTCGCATTCGATGAAGAACTGAACTATCTCGGAGGATACGAACGCACAGTATACAACGAACAAACTGAAAACGATGAAGATTTGTGGAATATTCCCAAGCTACGGAGCGCACTGGTCGGTTCGACTGTCTATTTCGCAGATATCAACGAAGGATCATATCTTCCCGAACATGATGTGAGGATAGTAGAATCTGCCGATCTGAGCGATATAGATTCACCAAAGGTGACAAAATATCTGGACGATCCCCTTTCCGCACCTGCAGCGGATTATTTTGAATCAAACGGAATGGATTTCTTTCTGAACGATGAACAGCTTTTTCATTTAAAAGAATATTATCAGGATGATTCCACATATAAAATCACACCACAGCTCATCAGTCTTCGTCCCGAGGATACTGCCGAGGGATCATTGCGCTATTACAGTGTGGACTGGTCGGAAGAAGAAGAAAGATCCCTGTTCGAGATCATTGATGAGATACCGATAAATAAACCTGGAACGCTTTCCGAGTTTGACATCGGAAAGATGTTTATTCTTTGGGGTTCCGATTTCTGTCTTCACAACGGAAGATATATCTGCTTGCCGCTGGAAACGGAGTATGACTACGACAGCAAAGAGATAACCTTTGAAGAGTATGAAAAGCTTTATGACAGCGAAAATAGCGAAAATTTGGACCTTGACTACGATGAGGAAAATGGCCGCGAAAGATATCTGTACTACAACAGCGTCACCGCAAAGCAAAGCTATATCCTCCTGGATACCGACGGCGGAAAGCTGAATATGGTATGCACCACACCGCCCTCCGAAAGAGTATTCACCGACCTGAGCTCACAAGATATTTATGAGACCAGCTCCATAGGCTTTGTTGTCAAAGACGGATATATCTATATATTCAATAAAGACAGATCCGCGGATGCCTACCCCATAGCATAA
- a CDS encoding NAD-dependent epimerase/dehydratase family protein, which produces MKLSDNRIMQEDVERASAAEFIEWDKLKGKTILVTGATGLIGGQVVMTLLNANAERGLGLKVIAAVRNKEKAEKLFKYADKDALEFLVQDVTAPYNYDGGIDFIIHGASITSSKAFVDTPVETIFTALDGTKNLLELAKAKQVEGMVYLSSLEIYGVVDLSMESVDEKTFGSIDPMSVRSSYSEGKRIVETLCSSYAHEYGVPVKVARLCQSMGAGVGYNDGRVFAQFARAIIEGTDIVLMTDGSTERNYCYISDAVTGILTVMLKGETAQAYNIANKDTLISIRGMAEMLIENYPDSGTKLVFNIVEDVTKLGYNPKVKMNLATDKAESLGWRAEIGLKEMFDRLITSMRYDKNK; this is translated from the coding sequence ATGAAGCTTTCGGATAACAGGATAATGCAGGAGGACGTTGAGCGTGCTTCTGCGGCTGAATTTATAGAATGGGACAAGCTGAAAGGCAAGACGATACTGGTAACAGGTGCGACAGGTCTTATCGGCGGACAGGTGGTAATGACACTGCTGAATGCCAATGCAGAGAGAGGTCTCGGGCTGAAAGTCATCGCGGCGGTGCGCAATAAGGAGAAGGCTGAAAAGCTGTTTAAGTATGCTGATAAGGATGCACTGGAATTTCTGGTGCAAGACGTAACTGCGCCTTACAATTATGACGGCGGCATCGACTTCATCATACACGGTGCGAGCATAACAAGCTCAAAGGCATTTGTTGATACCCCTGTGGAGACTATATTCACGGCGCTTGACGGCACAAAAAATCTGCTGGAGCTGGCAAAGGCTAAGCAGGTCGAGGGCATGGTATATCTGTCATCGCTGGAGATATACGGCGTTGTAGACCTCAGCATGGAGAGCGTTGACGAAAAGACCTTCGGAAGCATTGACCCCATGAGTGTAAGAAGCAGTTATTCCGAGGGCAAGAGGATAGTGGAGACACTGTGTTCATCTTATGCCCACGAATACGGCGTGCCTGTAAAGGTCGCAAGACTTTGCCAGAGCATGGGTGCAGGTGTGGGCTACAACGACGGCAGAGTATTCGCACAGTTTGCAAGAGCAATAATCGAGGGTACAGACATCGTGCTGATGACAGACGGCTCCACCGAAAGAAATTACTGCTACATCAGCGATGCTGTAACAGGTATACTGACTGTTATGCTGAAAGGCGAAACTGCACAGGCTTACAACATCGCCAACAAGGATACCCTCATCAGCATACGCGGAATGGCGGAGATGCTTATAGAGAATTATCCCGACAGCGGCACGAAGCTTGTTTTCAACATAGTTGAGGACGTTACAAAACTGGGATACAATCCCAAGGTAAAGATGAATCTTGCTACAGACAAGGCTGAATCGCTTGGCTGGAGAGCGGAGATAGGTCTGAAGGAAATGTTTGACAGGCTCATCACCAGCATGAGATACGATAAGAACAAGTGA
- a CDS encoding AzlC family ABC transporter permease — MKKDFVRGMSHGVPIMLGYLSVSFGFGILAVSKGLSALWATVISLTNVTSAGQAKGVEMIAAGSTLLEMALVQITINIRYSLMALSLSQKLDKRFTTPHRLAASYSITDEIFAVCSAQEKPLTPAYMYGMIFVAVLGWVSGTAMGAAAGELLPAAVSNAMGIVLYGMFIAIVIPPCKKERGVLAVSLTAVVLSLLFRYLFTSVSGGFAMIICAVAASLAGAWFFPVKETEEGGKE; from the coding sequence TTGAAAAAGGACTTCGTAAGGGGGATGTCACACGGTGTACCCATAATGCTGGGATACCTGTCCGTGTCCTTCGGATTCGGTATACTGGCAGTAAGCAAGGGTCTCAGCGCTTTATGGGCAACCGTGATATCGCTTACCAACGTTACCAGCGCAGGTCAGGCAAAGGGTGTTGAAATGATAGCGGCAGGCAGTACACTGCTTGAAATGGCACTTGTGCAGATAACAATAAATATCAGGTATTCGCTTATGGCGCTCTCGCTTTCGCAGAAGCTGGACAAGAGGTTCACAACACCTCACAGACTGGCAGCAAGCTACAGCATAACGGACGAGATATTCGCAGTATGCTCGGCACAGGAAAAGCCGCTGACACCTGCATATATGTACGGCATGATATTTGTGGCTGTTCTCGGCTGGGTCAGCGGTACGGCTATGGGTGCTGCTGCAGGTGAACTTCTGCCTGCGGCGGTATCAAACGCTATGGGTATCGTACTGTACGGTATGTTCATCGCGATAGTTATACCGCCCTGCAAAAAGGAACGGGGCGTGCTGGCAGTATCACTGACGGCTGTAGTGCTAAGTCTGCTGTTCAGGTATTTATTCACATCTGTATCGGGCGGATTCGCTATGATCATATGTGCGGTAGCAGCATCACTTGCAGGGGCATGGTTCTTCCCTGTCAAAGAAACAGAGGAGGGCGGCAAGGAATGA
- a CDS encoding DUF4340 domain-containing protein: MNGKVQGIIICGVIAASLAGMLVFLNATDKDKNKQADSSAADKKVSSAAEMEHIFVLDKESEEISAIKAENENGGFTLDKPASGKSSWTIEEISSVNQNRAMKDSLISDCGHLEASKIAEEDAQDLSKYGLDKPRASFEISYTDGTKSKVLIGDAAPESKYTYIRIEDSSKVYMILTIHISDMLKAAKDFANLSLIAKPVNNEDWPDYGKETITRSDWDYQVVFENDPNENSNMLSSQVISEPIFSYLNITGSSDVTHGMWGLTASGCEAVAPSDEQLKEYGLDSPRCVVNLKGEDYDYTLKIGGESYAEAAEGENAALLGYYCTLEGVKGCNAVYVIPAENLPWVTFKIEDVISNLITSNYLVDLAGMSVTVDGKEDLFEMTTNGGSNDKDENGKPADITSVKAGGKDLDIYQYKSLYQFIMSCPTNEIWFEEPEGQPEVIIKQVRKDGGEDVIEFYQDTSRRYIVKLNGKTSYRIQSTWIDSLKTNVENLKNGKEINTNF, from the coding sequence ATGAACGGCAAGGTACAAGGCATAATAATCTGCGGCGTTATAGCGGCAAGTCTGGCAGGAATGCTGGTATTCCTCAACGCCACGGACAAGGACAAGAACAAGCAGGCTGACAGTTCTGCGGCAGATAAAAAAGTATCCTCGGCGGCTGAGATGGAGCACATATTCGTGCTTGACAAGGAATCGGAGGAAATAAGCGCCATAAAGGCTGAAAACGAGAACGGCGGCTTCACTCTGGATAAGCCTGCATCCGGCAAAAGCTCATGGACTATCGAGGAGATAAGCTCGGTGAACCAGAACAGGGCGATGAAGGACAGCCTGATATCCGACTGCGGTCATCTGGAGGCATCCAAGATAGCCGAGGAGGATGCACAGGATCTTTCAAAGTACGGGCTCGATAAGCCGAGAGCAAGCTTTGAGATAAGCTACACCGACGGCACAAAAAGCAAGGTGCTCATAGGTGATGCTGCACCCGAATCCAAATACACCTACATCAGGATCGAGGACAGCAGCAAGGTATATATGATACTTACCATACACATATCTGATATGCTGAAAGCTGCCAAGGATTTCGCAAACCTTTCGCTGATAGCAAAGCCTGTCAACAATGAAGACTGGCCCGACTACGGCAAGGAAACGATCACAAGGAGCGACTGGGACTATCAGGTGGTATTTGAAAATGACCCGAATGAGAACAGCAATATGCTTTCAAGTCAGGTAATAAGCGAGCCTATATTCTCGTACCTAAATATCACAGGTTCAAGCGATGTTACCCACGGTATGTGGGGACTGACAGCATCAGGCTGTGAGGCAGTAGCACCTTCCGATGAACAGCTGAAGGAGTACGGACTTGATTCACCAAGGTGTGTGGTGAACCTTAAAGGCGAGGACTATGACTATACGCTGAAGATCGGCGGAGAATCCTATGCGGAAGCCGCTGAAGGCGAGAATGCTGCACTGCTGGGCTACTACTGTACCCTGGAGGGCGTAAAGGGCTGTAACGCAGTGTACGTGATACCGGCAGAAAACCTTCCTTGGGTAACTTTCAAGATAGAGGACGTTATATCTAATCTTATTACATCCAACTATCTGGTCGATCTGGCCGGTATGTCGGTGACGGTAGACGGCAAGGAAGATCTCTTTGAAATGACTACCAACGGCGGAAGCAACGACAAGGACGAAAACGGCAAGCCTGCAGACATAACCTCGGTAAAGGCAGGGGGTAAGGATCTGGATATATACCAGTACAAGAGCCTTTATCAGTTCATAATGTCCTGCCCCACCAACGAGATATGGTTTGAAGAACCTGAGGGTCAGCCCGAAGTCATCATCAAGCAGGTCCGCAAGGACGGCGGCGAGGATGTTATCGAGTTCTATCAGGACACTTCAAGGCGTTACATCGTAAAGCTCAACGGCAAGACTTCCTACAGGATACAGAGTACCTGGATAGACAGTCTGAAGACCAATGTTGAGAATCTGAAAAACGGCAAGGAAATAAACACTAACTTCTGA
- a CDS encoding AzlD domain-containing protein: MSIAIYVLVMAGVTYLIRMVPFTFFRKKITSRFWLSFLHYIPYAVLSAMTIPAIFYSTGSMVTAAASTGSMVTAAAGTIVALVMAYFELPLIAVALGASAAAFITGLIL, translated from the coding sequence ATGAGTATAGCGATATACGTACTTGTAATGGCAGGTGTCACATACCTGATACGCATGGTGCCCTTCACCTTCTTCAGAAAAAAGATAACATCAAGATTCTGGCTGAGTTTTCTGCATTACATTCCTTATGCAGTACTCAGTGCTATGACTATACCTGCCATATTCTACAGTACAGGCAGTATGGTCACTGCCGCCGCGAGTACAGGCAGTATGGTCACTGCCGCCGCGGGAACGATAGTAGCGCTGGTCATGGCGTATTTTGAACTTCCGCTTATAGCTGTGGCACTGGGCGCTTCGGCAGCCGCATTCATCACCGGACTGATACTATGA
- a CDS encoding NADH peroxidase, whose protein sequence is MKKFVCTICGYIYEGEAAPEKCPQCNAPASKFDELKEAAELTWADEHRVGIAQGLDPEIVAGLKENFNGECSEVGMYLAMARVAYREGYPEVGLYYEKAAWEEAEHAAKFAELLGEVVTPSTKKNLEMRYMAENGACEGKMKLARKAKELGYDAVHDTVHEMAKDEARHGCGFKGLYDRYFK, encoded by the coding sequence ATGAAAAAGTTTGTATGTACTATATGTGGTTATATCTATGAGGGCGAGGCTGCTCCCGAAAAATGTCCCCAGTGTAATGCCCCCGCTTCCAAGTTCGATGAACTGAAGGAGGCTGCAGAGCTTACATGGGCTGATGAGCACAGAGTTGGTATAGCTCAGGGTCTTGATCCTGAGATCGTAGCAGGTCTTAAAGAGAATTTCAACGGTGAATGTTCTGAGGTAGGTATGTATCTTGCTATGGCAAGAGTTGCATACAGAGAAGGTTATCCCGAGGTAGGTCTTTACTATGAAAAGGCTGCATGGGAGGAGGCTGAGCACGCTGCTAAGTTTGCAGAGCTGCTGGGCGAGGTAGTTACACCTTCCACCAAGAAGAATCTGGAAATGAGATATATGGCTGAGAACGGTGCCTGCGAAGGCAAGATGAAGCTGGCAAGAAAGGCTAAGGAGCTGGGTTATGATGCTGTACACGATACAGTTCATGAGATGGCTAAGGACGAAGCAAGACACGGCTGCGGCTTCAAGGGTCTGTATGACAGATACTTCAAATAA
- a CDS encoding ABC transporter substrate-binding protein, translated as MIKHILKRSAAVMTAAVMLVLCGCHEKTLKDNDEPVEITFSWWGTDERNEKTLNGLHIFTEQNGINVHPKYSEFTGYKSQMDVQMYSGTQADVMQLNYDWLYEYTGNGDEFYDLSELEDIDLSTYPEASLNCGMVDGKLEAVPYGFNAVTFLYNKTLLDSYGLEVPQTWDDLFAAASVMRTDNVYPISMNEKFYWLTACAYMEQTTGHKPFGTDGKPLLTQEDLAVMLEFSTRIIDEKVSKLGSEYDRRDFSMLRTAGTVSWTSDPGYFEDAAKNMKMEIAIGPYITADSYLSYGWYEKPTGLYAIRKDTAYPQAAGKLVNYLINSADMAANLEMTKGTPISSAASEALEARGLLKGIEYEANRQMMSEARLQTMCPTMENSSLIDIYMDSVYSIHYKGANINREAKLAMDKISKLNF; from the coding sequence ATGATTAAGCATATTTTAAAACGATCGGCAGCGGTAATGACTGCCGCTGTAATGCTGGTGCTTTGCGGCTGCCATGAAAAAACGCTTAAAGATAATGATGAACCTGTGGAGATCACTTTCTCATGGTGGGGAACTGATGAAAGGAACGAGAAGACCCTCAACGGTCTGCATATTTTTACTGAGCAGAACGGTATAAATGTACATCCCAAGTACTCCGAATTCACAGGCTATAAATCCCAGATGGATGTTCAGATGTATTCGGGTACTCAGGCAGATGTTATGCAGCTGAACTATGACTGGCTGTATGAGTATACCGGAAACGGTGATGAGTTCTATGATCTTTCCGAACTTGAGGATATCGACCTTTCAACTTATCCCGAAGCATCGCTTAACTGCGGCATGGTGGACGGAAAGCTGGAGGCTGTACCATATGGGTTCAATGCAGTAACTTTCTTATACAATAAGACCCTGCTTGACAGCTATGGTCTGGAAGTGCCTCAGACATGGGATGACCTTTTCGCGGCAGCCTCTGTTATGCGTACTGACAATGTTTATCCCATTTCTATGAATGAAAAATTCTACTGGCTCACCGCCTGTGCATATATGGAACAGACAACAGGTCATAAGCCTTTCGGTACAGACGGAAAACCGCTGCTTACTCAGGAGGATCTTGCTGTTATGCTGGAATTCAGCACCAGGATAATTGATGAGAAAGTTTCAAAGCTGGGCAGCGAGTATGACAGACGTGATTTTTCTATGCTGAGAACGGCAGGCACGGTTTCATGGACATCCGATCCCGGGTATTTTGAGGACGCTGCTAAAAATATGAAAATGGAGATCGCAATAGGTCCGTATATTACTGCCGACAGCTATCTCAGCTACGGCTGGTACGAAAAGCCCACAGGTCTTTATGCCATAAGAAAGGATACTGCATATCCGCAAGCCGCAGGTAAATTGGTGAATTATCTTATAAACAGTGCGGATATGGCGGCAAACCTTGAAATGACCAAGGGTACCCCCATAAGCAGCGCCGCATCAGAAGCACTGGAGGCAAGAGGTCTACTGAAAGGCATTGAGTATGAAGCTAACCGCCAGATGATGAGCGAAGCAAGACTGCAGACTATGTGCCCGACTATGGAGAATAGCAGCCTCATAGATATCTATATGGATTCTGTCTACAGTATCCACTATAAAGGCGCTAATATCAACAGGGAAGCTAAGCTGGCTATGGATAAAATATCCAAACTAAACTTCTGA
- the dusB gene encoding tRNA dihydrouridine synthase DusB, whose translation MEYVSIGGVNVEKTAALAPMASVADKSYRLLCREFGAAYLVSEMISSKGLCYNDRKTGELCEIEDEERPYALQLFGEDPYFMGKAAYLLGKHKPDIIDINMGCPVPKIVGNGSGSALMKDIPRAVEIAKETVKNACCPVTVKFRAGWDDTSKNAVEFAKALEQTGIAAMAVHGRTRQQFYSGEADWEIIRQVKQAVSIPVFGNGDVKDGESCKRMYEETGCDLVMLARGSYGRPWVFREIKHFLETGEKLPEPDIKERMEIMLRHCRYLCKYKGEVRGMKEARKNVAWYVKGLPNSAKLRAECGELSTYEQAEEIAARIIRSESDL comes from the coding sequence ATGGAATATGTTAGCATCGGTGGAGTGAACGTCGAAAAAACTGCGGCACTTGCGCCTATGGCATCAGTGGCGGATAAGTCCTACAGGCTTCTTTGCAGAGAATTCGGGGCAGCTTATCTGGTCAGCGAGATGATATCATCAAAGGGACTTTGCTACAATGACAGAAAGACAGGCGAGCTTTGCGAGATAGAGGACGAAGAACGTCCCTACGCTTTGCAGCTATTCGGTGAGGACCCGTATTTTATGGGCAAGGCGGCATATCTTCTTGGTAAGCACAAGCCTGATATCATAGATATCAACATGGGGTGTCCTGTGCCAAAGATAGTCGGCAACGGTTCGGGCTCGGCACTGATGAAGGATATCCCGCGTGCAGTGGAGATAGCTAAAGAAACGGTGAAGAATGCGTGCTGTCCCGTGACGGTCAAATTCCGTGCGGGGTGGGATGACACTTCAAAAAACGCGGTAGAATTCGCTAAAGCGCTGGAACAGACAGGTATCGCGGCTATGGCGGTACACGGACGTACAAGACAGCAGTTCTATTCGGGAGAAGCTGACTGGGAGATAATACGTCAGGTGAAGCAGGCAGTGAGTATACCCGTATTCGGCAACGGCGATGTAAAGGACGGCGAAAGCTGCAAAAGGATGTACGAAGAAACAGGCTGTGACCTTGTTATGCTGGCAAGGGGCAGCTACGGCAGACCCTGGGTCTTCCGTGAGATAAAACATTTTCTGGAAACGGGAGAAAAGCTCCCCGAGCCCGATATAAAAGAGCGAATGGAGATAATGCTCAGGCATTGCAGGTATCTTTGCAAATACAAGGGCGAGGTACGCGGCATGAAAGAGGCTCGTAAAAATGTAGCGTGGTACGTCAAGGGTCTGCCGAATTCAGCTAAGCTGAGAGCGGAATGCGGTGAGCTTTCGACCTATGAACAGGCAGAGGAAATAGCGGCTCGGATAATACGGTCAGAGAGCGACTTATAA